Proteins from a single region of Pseudomonas phenolilytica:
- a CDS encoding electron transfer flavoprotein subunit beta/FixA family protein — MKVLVAVKRVVDYNVKVRVKADNSGVDLANVKMSMNPFCEIAVEEAVRLKEKGVASEIVVVSIGSAAAQEQLRTALALGADRAVLVESNDELSSLAVAKLLKAVVDKEQPQLVILGKQAIDSDNNQTGQMLAALTGYAQGTFASKVEVAGDKVNVTREIDGGLQTVALSLPAIVTTDLRLNEPRYASLPNIMKAKKKPLETLTPDALGVATGSTVKTLKVEAPAARSAGIKVKSVAELVEKLKNEAKVI, encoded by the coding sequence ATGAAGGTTCTTGTAGCTGTCAAACGAGTGGTCGACTACAACGTCAAGGTTCGCGTCAAGGCGGACAACTCCGGCGTCGACCTCGCCAACGTCAAGATGTCGATGAACCCCTTCTGCGAAATTGCCGTGGAAGAAGCCGTACGCCTGAAAGAAAAGGGCGTGGCGAGCGAGATCGTTGTCGTCTCCATCGGTTCGGCCGCTGCTCAGGAGCAGCTGCGCACCGCACTGGCACTGGGCGCCGACCGCGCCGTGCTGGTCGAGTCCAACGACGAACTGAGCTCCCTGGCGGTTGCCAAGCTGCTCAAGGCGGTGGTCGACAAAGAGCAGCCGCAGCTGGTGATCCTCGGCAAGCAGGCCATCGACAGCGACAACAACCAGACCGGCCAGATGCTGGCCGCGCTGACCGGCTATGCCCAGGGCACCTTCGCCTCCAAGGTGGAAGTGGCTGGCGACAAGGTCAACGTCACCCGCGAAATCGATGGCGGTCTGCAGACCGTCGCGCTGAGCCTGCCGGCGATCGTCACCACCGACCTGCGTCTGAACGAGCCGCGCTACGCGTCGCTGCCGAACATCATGAAGGCCAAGAAGAAGCCGCTGGAAACCCTGACCCCGGACGCGCTGGGCGTCGCCACCGGTTCCACCGTGAAGACCCTGAAGGTCGAAGCGCCGGCTGCCCGCAGCGCCGGTATCAAGGTCAAGTCCGTGGCAGAACTGGTCGAGAAACTGAAGAACGAGGCGAAGGTAATCTAA
- a CDS encoding DNA polymerase III subunit delta', with the protein MGEVLAWQRGIWQQLVARAQHAHAYLLHGPRGIGKRLLAEQFAASLLCQNPSAAGACGRCKACQLLAAHTHPDYYVLEPEDVDKAIRVDQVRDLVGFVTQTAQLGGRKMVLLEPVEAMNLNAANALLKSLEEPSGETILLLVSHQPSRLLPTIKSRCVQQACPLPSRQQSLEWLASQLPDLAAELHEELLALAGGSPLLAAKLHGQSVLELRAQVVEGVKKLHKAQQSPSQLAESWNALPVGLLFDWFCEWAHLILRYQMTGDEAALGAADMNKVLQYLGQKASRENVMALQDWLLAQRHKVLGKANLNRVLLLEALLVQWASLPGAR; encoded by the coding sequence ATGGGTGAGGTACTGGCTTGGCAACGTGGAATCTGGCAGCAACTGGTGGCGCGCGCGCAACATGCCCATGCCTATCTGCTGCACGGTCCGCGCGGCATCGGCAAGCGGCTGCTCGCCGAGCAGTTCGCCGCTTCTCTGCTCTGCCAGAATCCCTCTGCGGCGGGCGCCTGCGGTCGTTGCAAGGCCTGTCAGTTGCTGGCAGCACATACACATCCGGATTACTACGTGCTCGAGCCGGAAGATGTCGACAAGGCGATCCGTGTCGATCAGGTGCGTGATCTGGTCGGTTTCGTTACGCAGACGGCGCAGCTCGGCGGGCGCAAGATGGTGCTGCTTGAGCCCGTCGAGGCGATGAATCTGAATGCCGCCAACGCCTTGCTCAAAAGTCTGGAAGAGCCGTCGGGCGAGACGATTCTGCTGCTGGTCAGCCACCAGCCCAGTCGCCTGTTGCCAACCATCAAAAGTCGTTGCGTGCAGCAGGCCTGTCCCTTGCCATCCCGTCAGCAGAGTCTCGAATGGCTGGCGAGCCAGCTGCCTGACCTGGCTGCCGAACTGCACGAGGAGTTGCTGGCGCTTGCCGGTGGCTCGCCGCTGCTGGCGGCAAAGCTTCACGGGCAATCGGTGCTGGAACTGCGGGCGCAGGTCGTCGAGGGGGTGAAGAAGCTGCACAAGGCGCAGCAGTCGCCGAGCCAGTTGGCGGAGAGCTGGAATGCCTTGCCGGTGGGGCTGCTATTCGACTGGTTTTGCGAATGGGCACACCTGATTCTTCGCTATCAGATGACCGGTGATGAAGCAGCGCTCGGCGCTGCCGATATGAACAAAGTCCTGCAGTACCTGGGCCAGAAAGCTTCGCGCGAAAACGTCATGGCGTTGCAGGATTGGTTGCTGGCACAGCGGCACAAGGTACTCGGCAAGGCCAACCTCAATCGTGTCCTGCTTCTCGAAGCACTGCTGGTGCAATGGGCAAGCCTACCGGGGGCACGCTAG
- a CDS encoding PilZ domain-containing protein → MSLPANLGPRNGILSLTIKDKSVLYAAFMPFIKNGGLFIPTNKSYKLGDEVFMLLNLMDEPEKIPVAGKVVWITPKGAQSNRAAGVGVQFNDGDATARNKIETYLAGALKSDRPTHTM, encoded by the coding sequence ATGAGCCTGCCAGCAAACCTTGGTCCGCGTAATGGCATTCTGTCCCTGACCATCAAGGACAAGTCCGTGTTGTACGCCGCCTTCATGCCCTTCATCAAGAACGGTGGATTGTTCATACCGACGAACAAAAGTTACAAGCTCGGCGACGAGGTTTTCATGTTGCTCAATCTGATGGACGAACCGGAGAAGATTCCGGTCGCCGGCAAGGTCGTGTGGATCACTCCCAAAGGGGCGCAGAGCAACCGCGCGGCGGGGGTTGGCGTGCAGTTCAATGACGGCGACGCCACGGCCCGCAACAAGATCGAAACCTACCTGGCTGGCGCGCTGAAATCCGATCGCCCGACCCACACGATGTGA
- a CDS encoding DUF1285 domain-containing protein, with product MSESTKATALLGQIPKAEGRGLPPVHLWNPPFCGDIDMRIARDGSWYYLGTPITRPAMVRLFSTVLRRDGDAYFLVTPVEKVGIRVDDAPFVAVRLEVAGQGEAQQLRMLTNVEDEVLVGGEHPLRVELDPQTDQPSPYVHVRANLEALIHRNVFYELVELAVPRLLDGESWLGVWSCGEFFPLGRAPE from the coding sequence ATGAGCGAATCTACGAAAGCCACCGCACTGCTTGGACAGATCCCGAAGGCCGAAGGGCGTGGACTGCCGCCGGTGCATCTCTGGAATCCGCCGTTCTGCGGCGACATCGACATGCGTATTGCCCGCGATGGCAGCTGGTATTACCTCGGCACGCCGATCACCCGGCCGGCGATGGTGCGTCTGTTCTCCACCGTGTTGCGGCGCGATGGCGACGCGTACTTTCTGGTTACGCCGGTCGAGAAGGTCGGAATACGCGTTGACGACGCGCCGTTCGTGGCGGTGCGTCTGGAGGTGGCGGGGCAGGGTGAGGCGCAGCAGCTGCGTATGCTCACCAACGTCGAGGATGAGGTTCTGGTTGGTGGCGAGCATCCGCTGCGCGTCGAACTGGATCCACAAACCGACCAGCCGTCTCCCTATGTGCATGTGCGTGCCAATCTGGAGGCGCTGATTCATCGCAATGTGTTCTACGAACTGGTGGAGCTGGCGGTGCCACGTCTGCTCGACGGGGAGAGCTGGCTGGGTGTTTGGAGTTGCGGCGAGTTCTTCCCGCTCGGGCGTGCGCCGGAGTAG
- a CDS encoding electron transfer flavoprotein subunit alpha/FixB family protein, with product MTILVIAEHNNAVLAAATLNTVAAAAKMGGDIHVLVAGSGCGAIGEAAAKIAGVSKVLVADDAAYAHQLPENVAPLIADLAKSYSHVLAPATTNGKNFLPRVAALLDVDQISEITSVESADTFKRPIYAGNAIATVQSTAPIKVITVRTTGFDAVSGEGGSAAIEQISGSGDAGKSAFVGEELAKSDRPELTAAKIVVSGGRGMQNGENFKHLYSLADKLGAAVGASRAAVDAGFVPNDMQVGQTGKIVAPQLYIAVGISGAIQHLAGMKDSKVIVAINKDEEAPIFQVADYGLVGDLFEIVPELEKLV from the coding sequence ATGACTATCCTGGTTATCGCTGAACACAACAACGCCGTCCTCGCGGCCGCAACCCTGAACACCGTGGCGGCTGCCGCGAAAATGGGTGGCGACATCCATGTGCTGGTCGCCGGTTCCGGCTGTGGTGCCATTGGCGAGGCAGCTGCCAAGATCGCCGGCGTTTCCAAGGTGCTGGTCGCCGACGATGCCGCCTACGCCCATCAGCTGCCGGAAAACGTCGCGCCGCTGATCGCCGATCTCGCCAAGAGTTACAGCCACGTGCTGGCTCCGGCCACCACCAACGGCAAGAACTTCCTGCCGCGCGTCGCTGCGCTACTGGACGTCGACCAGATCTCCGAGATCACGTCGGTCGAAAGCGCTGACACCTTCAAGCGCCCGATCTACGCCGGCAACGCCATCGCCACCGTGCAGTCCACCGCACCGATCAAGGTCATCACCGTGCGTACCACCGGTTTCGATGCGGTCAGCGGCGAAGGTGGTTCGGCTGCCATCGAGCAGATCTCCGGCAGCGGTGATGCAGGCAAGTCCGCCTTCGTCGGCGAAGAGCTGGCCAAGTCCGACCGTCCCGAGCTGACCGCCGCCAAGATCGTCGTTTCCGGCGGTCGCGGCATGCAGAACGGCGAGAACTTCAAGCACCTGTATTCGCTGGCCGACAAGCTCGGCGCGGCGGTCGGTGCCTCGCGTGCCGCGGTCGATGCCGGCTTCGTGCCGAACGACATGCAGGTCGGCCAGACCGGCAAGATCGTCGCGCCGCAGCTGTACATCGCCGTCGGTATTTCCGGCGCGATCCAGCACCTGGCCGGCATGAAGGACTCCAAGGTGATCGTCGCGATCAACAAGGACGAGGAAGCACCGATCTTCCAGGTTGCCGACTACGGCCTGGTGGGCGATCTGTTCGAGATCGTGCCAGAGTTGGAAAAGCTGGTCTGA
- a CDS encoding amino acid permease: MTRDTLHTGPLQRGLKNRHIQLIALGGAIGTGLFLGSAGVLRSAGPSMILGYAIGGLIAFLIMRQLGEMIVEEPVAGSFSHFAHQYWGPFAGFMSGWNYWVLYVLVGMAELTAVGKYVQFWWPEIPTWATAAAFFVLINLINLTNVKAFGEAEFWFAIIKVAAIIGMIMLGLFLLFSGQGGEQASISNLWSHGGFFPNGIHGLIMALAIIMFSFGGLELVGITAAEAADPKTVIPKAINQVVYRILIFYIGALTVLLTLYPWDSLLETLGSAADPYSGSPFVQIFSLIGSDTAAHLLNFVVLTAALSVYNSGVYCNSRMLYGLAEQGDAPRALLKVNRRGVPVLAIGVSAAVTLLCVLVNYLAPQNALELLMSLVVASLVINWAMISMAHLKFRKAMQQRGVEPSFKAFWFPFSNYLCLAFVAGILAIMLFIPGIRLSVYAIPFWVAFLGLCFQIRRTRIARTA; this comes from the coding sequence ATGACTCGCGACACACTGCACACCGGCCCGCTCCAGCGTGGCCTGAAGAATCGCCATATCCAGCTCATCGCGCTCGGTGGCGCCATCGGTACCGGCCTGTTCCTGGGATCGGCCGGGGTGCTGCGTAGCGCTGGCCCATCGATGATTCTGGGCTACGCCATTGGTGGCCTGATCGCTTTCCTGATCATGCGTCAGCTTGGCGAGATGATCGTCGAGGAGCCGGTAGCCGGCTCGTTCAGCCATTTCGCCCATCAGTACTGGGGACCGTTTGCCGGCTTCATGTCGGGGTGGAATTACTGGGTGCTGTACGTTCTGGTCGGCATGGCCGAGCTGACGGCAGTCGGCAAATACGTGCAGTTCTGGTGGCCGGAAATACCCACCTGGGCGACGGCGGCAGCCTTCTTCGTGCTGATTAACCTGATCAATCTGACCAACGTAAAGGCGTTCGGCGAGGCTGAGTTCTGGTTCGCCATCATCAAGGTCGCGGCAATCATTGGCATGATCATGCTCGGACTGTTCCTACTGTTCAGCGGACAGGGCGGCGAGCAGGCAAGCATCAGCAACCTGTGGAGTCACGGCGGGTTTTTCCCCAACGGCATCCACGGCCTGATCATGGCGCTTGCCATCATCATGTTTTCCTTCGGCGGGCTGGAATTGGTGGGGATCACCGCCGCGGAGGCGGCCGACCCGAAAACGGTGATTCCGAAGGCGATCAACCAGGTCGTCTATCGGATTCTGATCTTCTACATCGGCGCGCTTACCGTGCTGTTGACGCTGTATCCGTGGGACAGCCTGCTGGAAACCCTGGGCTCGGCAGCCGACCCCTACAGCGGTAGCCCGTTCGTGCAGATCTTCTCGCTGATCGGCAGCGATACCGCCGCCCATCTGCTCAACTTCGTCGTGCTGACCGCCGCGTTGTCGGTCTACAACAGTGGCGTGTATTGCAACAGCCGCATGCTCTATGGCCTGGCCGAGCAAGGGGACGCCCCCCGAGCCTTGCTCAAGGTCAACCGGCGTGGTGTACCGGTGCTGGCGATTGGAGTCTCGGCGGCTGTTACGCTGCTGTGTGTACTGGTCAATTATCTGGCACCGCAAAATGCGCTCGAATTGCTGATGTCGCTGGTAGTCGCCTCGCTGGTAATCAACTGGGCGATGATCAGCATGGCGCATCTGAAATTCCGCAAGGCGATGCAGCAGCGTGGCGTCGAGCCGAGCTTCAAGGCGTTCTGGTTCCCGTTCAGCAATTATTTGTGCCTCGCGTTCGTGGCCGGCATCCTGGCCATCATGCTGTTCATCCCGGGTATCCGTCTGTCGGTGTACGCCATTCCGTTCTGGGTGGCCTTCCTCGGTCTGTGCTTTCAGATACGCCGCACGCGTATCGCCCGGACGGCCTAA
- a CDS encoding TetR/AcrR family transcriptional regulator, producing the protein MQTESRKVREFRRREQEILDIALQLFLDQGEDSVTVEMIADAVGIGKGTIYKHFKSKAEIYLRLMLDYERDLNALLHSEDVDRDKEALSRAYFEFRMRDPQRYRLFDRLEEKVVKGNQVPELVEELHRIRASNFQRLTQLIEGRIAEGKLEDVPPYFHYCAAWALVHGAVALYHSPFWSNVLEDQEGFFQFLMDIGVRMGNKRKRD; encoded by the coding sequence ATGCAGACAGAATCCCGGAAGGTTCGCGAGTTTCGTCGTCGCGAACAGGAAATACTCGACATCGCCCTGCAGCTGTTTCTCGATCAGGGCGAAGACAGCGTCACGGTCGAGATGATTGCCGATGCCGTCGGAATCGGCAAAGGCACTATCTACAAGCACTTCAAGTCCAAGGCCGAAATCTACCTGCGGCTGATGCTCGATTATGAGCGTGACCTGAACGCGCTGCTGCATTCCGAAGATGTCGACCGTGACAAGGAAGCGTTGTCACGGGCCTATTTCGAGTTCCGCATGCGCGATCCGCAGCGCTACCGCCTGTTCGATCGGCTGGAAGAGAAGGTTGTGAAGGGCAATCAGGTGCCGGAGCTGGTGGAAGAGCTGCATCGCATCCGCGCCTCCAACTTCCAGCGTCTGACTCAGCTGATCGAAGGGCGCATCGCCGAAGGCAAGCTCGAAGACGTACCGCCGTATTTCCACTATTGCGCGGCCTGGGCGCTTGTACATGGCGCAGTCGCGCTGTATCACTCGCCGTTCTGGAGCAATGTGCTCGAGGATCAGGAAGGGTTCTTCCAGTTCCTCATGGACATCGGCGTGCGCATGGGCAACAAGCGCAAGCGTGATTGA
- a CDS encoding DUF4823 domain-containing protein — MQMRLLYVVLGALTLAGCMKVSDMAEGTRYHLRDAGILDHSQTRRASPWRLQADSFIYIAQGHFTPPGNGYPRPNVVAEEAFAGFVEYFPMVRRAEQPVGFEEAMTQATAVGAHYVLYTRFAAADDRIGSFDELNEQRAVDRLGVDSGVVQLMLVETSTRYLVDTARIRARGGLLNLYDAKPDELLGPPLRDYARRLLGLSD, encoded by the coding sequence ATGCAGATGCGATTGCTCTACGTAGTGCTGGGTGCCCTGACTCTGGCCGGCTGCATGAAGGTCAGCGACATGGCCGAAGGCACCCGCTACCACCTGCGCGATGCCGGTATCCTCGACCATAGCCAGACCCGCCGTGCGAGCCCATGGCGTTTGCAGGCCGATTCCTTCATCTATATTGCGCAGGGACATTTCACCCCACCGGGTAATGGCTATCCGCGTCCCAATGTGGTCGCCGAGGAAGCGTTCGCCGGGTTCGTCGAGTATTTCCCCATGGTGCGTCGCGCGGAGCAGCCGGTTGGCTTCGAAGAAGCGATGACGCAGGCAACGGCCGTCGGCGCGCATTACGTGCTCTATACGCGCTTCGCCGCGGCCGATGACCGTATCGGTAGTTTCGATGAGCTGAACGAACAGCGAGCCGTCGATCGCTTGGGGGTCGACAGTGGCGTCGTGCAACTCATGCTGGTCGAGACCAGCACGCGTTATCTGGTCGATACTGCCCGCATCCGCGCGCGCGGCGGGCTACTCAATCTGTACGATGCTAAGCCTGACGAACTGCTCGGCCCGCCGTTGCGCGATTATGCTCGGCGCCTGCTGGGGCTCAGCGACTGA
- the tmk gene encoding dTMP kinase: protein MTGLFITLEGPEGAGKSTNREYLAERLRARGLDVVLTREPGGTPLAERIRELLLTPADEPMADDTELLLVFAARAQHLAQVICPALQRGAVVLCDRFTDATYAYQGGGRGLSVGRIAQLETFVQGDLRPDLTLIFDLPVEIGLSRAAARGRLDRFEQEGLRFFEAVRQAYLARAHASPSRYHVIDAAQPLTQVQQAIDLLIPELLGRFDG from the coding sequence GTGACAGGACTTTTCATCACCCTGGAAGGGCCGGAAGGCGCCGGCAAGAGCACCAATCGCGAGTACCTGGCCGAGCGGCTGCGCGCTCGCGGGCTGGATGTGGTGCTTACTCGCGAACCCGGTGGTACGCCGCTGGCGGAGCGGATTCGTGAGCTGCTGCTGACTCCGGCCGACGAGCCGATGGCCGACGATACCGAGCTGTTGCTGGTCTTCGCTGCGCGCGCTCAGCATCTGGCGCAAGTGATATGTCCTGCGTTGCAGCGGGGCGCCGTGGTGCTCTGCGACCGCTTCACCGATGCGACCTATGCCTATCAGGGGGGCGGTCGTGGCTTATCGGTCGGGCGGATTGCGCAGCTCGAGACCTTCGTTCAGGGCGATCTGCGCCCGGATTTGACGCTGATCTTCGATTTGCCTGTCGAGATTGGGCTCAGCCGCGCCGCTGCGCGTGGCCGGCTGGATCGCTTCGAGCAGGAAGGGCTGCGATTCTTCGAGGCAGTGCGCCAAGCCTATCTCGCGCGCGCGCATGCCAGCCCATCGCGCTATCACGTGATCGATGCAGCGCAGCCTCTGACCCAAGTGCAGCAGGCAATCGATCTTCTCATCCCCGAATTGCTGGGGCGCTTCGATGGGTGA
- a CDS encoding aminotransferase class V-fold PLP-dependent enzyme, producing MIQFSNEFPHPVGLRYLNHAAVAPWPRRAAQAVSRFAEQNMTIGARDYPQWLETEQRLRERLARLLNAPGSADIALVKNTSEALSFVAFGLNWQHGDQIIISDEEFPSNRVVWEALRPQGVEVIQVSLKGADPEADLLAACGPRVRLMAISAVQYASGLRLDLQRLGEGCEQRGVLLCIDAIQQLGALPFDVQQSRCAFAMADGHKWMLGPEGLGVFYCRRDLRERLTLHEFGWHMLEHAGDYERSEWEPARSGRRFECGSPNMLGAMALDASLSLLEEIGMPQVASELAERIDWLRQGLKGIDGIELLSPELPERRSGIVTFRLDSGSNQTLFEQLKAEQIVCALRGGGVRFSPHFYTEARIIDETLAVVARLARN from the coding sequence ATGATTCAATTCAGTAACGAATTTCCTCATCCGGTCGGATTGAGGTACCTGAACCACGCTGCCGTCGCTCCCTGGCCACGACGCGCGGCGCAGGCCGTGTCTCGCTTCGCCGAGCAGAACATGACCATCGGCGCGCGCGACTATCCCCAATGGCTAGAAACCGAACAGCGCCTGCGCGAGCGCCTTGCGCGCCTGCTCAATGCGCCCGGCAGTGCGGACATCGCGCTGGTCAAAAACACCTCGGAAGCCTTGTCGTTCGTCGCATTCGGCCTGAATTGGCAGCACGGCGACCAGATCATCATCAGCGATGAGGAGTTTCCGTCCAACCGAGTGGTTTGGGAGGCGCTGCGGCCGCAGGGCGTGGAGGTCATCCAGGTCAGCCTCAAAGGCGCCGACCCGGAAGCGGATCTGCTCGCCGCCTGCGGCCCGCGGGTACGCCTGATGGCCATCAGCGCCGTGCAATATGCCAGCGGCCTTCGTCTTGACCTCCAGCGCCTGGGCGAAGGCTGCGAGCAACGGGGCGTGCTGCTATGCATCGATGCGATACAGCAGCTCGGCGCCCTGCCCTTCGACGTGCAACAAAGCCGCTGCGCGTTTGCGATGGCGGATGGACACAAGTGGATGCTAGGGCCGGAGGGACTTGGCGTGTTCTATTGCCGGCGCGATCTGCGCGAGCGACTCACGCTGCACGAGTTCGGCTGGCACATGCTCGAGCACGCCGGCGACTACGAGCGCAGCGAATGGGAGCCAGCCCGCAGCGGCCGGCGCTTTGAATGCGGCAGCCCGAACATGCTCGGTGCTATGGCGCTGGATGCCAGCCTGTCGCTGCTTGAGGAGATCGGCATGCCTCAGGTTGCCAGCGAACTGGCCGAGCGCATCGACTGGCTACGCCAGGGCCTGAAAGGTATCGACGGCATTGAACTCCTGAGCCCAGAGCTCCCGGAGCGTCGTTCCGGCATCGTCACCTTCCGTCTGGACAGCGGATCGAATCAAACGCTTTTCGAGCAACTGAAAGCCGAACAGATCGTGTGCGCGCTGCGCGGTGGCGGTGTGCGCTTTTCACCGCACTTCTACACCGAGGCGCGGATCATCGATGAAACCCTGGCGGTAGTCGCCCGGCTGGCTCGCAATTGA
- a CDS encoding TatD family hydrolase translates to MLVDSHCHLDRLDLAAHGGSLDAALDAARACGVGHFLCIGVSADNAAEVKAIAERHADVDCSIGVHPLDLEPGAQPALDWLLAELAHPRVVAIGETGLDYHYEPQAAERQREAFRLHLQAAQITGKSVIVHTREARADTLALLREAALPQAGVLHCFTEDWDMASAALDLGFYISLSGIVTFRNADALRDVARRIPADRLLVETDAPYLAPVPHRGRPNLPQYVREVAEFLAQWRGVPFERFAEQTTANFRRLFPLAHVAP, encoded by the coding sequence ATGCTGGTAGATTCCCACTGTCATCTGGACCGACTCGATCTCGCCGCTCATGGCGGTTCGCTCGATGCGGCGCTGGACGCGGCACGTGCGTGCGGTGTTGGACATTTTCTCTGCATTGGCGTCAGTGCGGACAATGCGGCCGAGGTCAAGGCCATCGCCGAGCGCCATGCCGATGTCGATTGCTCGATTGGCGTGCATCCGCTGGATCTGGAGCCGGGTGCGCAGCCGGCACTGGATTGGTTGCTCGCCGAGCTGGCGCACCCGCGAGTGGTGGCTATTGGCGAAACCGGTCTCGACTACCATTACGAGCCGCAGGCTGCCGAGCGCCAACGCGAGGCATTCCGTCTGCATCTGCAGGCTGCGCAGATCACAGGCAAGTCGGTCATCGTGCACACCCGCGAAGCGCGCGCCGATACCCTGGCGCTACTGCGCGAGGCCGCGCTACCGCAGGCTGGTGTGCTGCACTGCTTCACCGAGGACTGGGACATGGCCAGCGCAGCGCTCGATCTGGGGTTCTACATTTCGCTGTCCGGGATCGTCACCTTCCGCAACGCGGATGCGCTGCGCGATGTGGCGCGGCGGATACCGGCCGACCGCTTGCTGGTGGAAACCGATGCGCCGTATCTGGCACCGGTGCCTCATCGGGGCCGGCCCAACCTGCCGCAATACGTGCGTGAGGTCGCCGAATTTCTCGCGCAATGGCGTGGCGTACCCTTCGAGCGTTTCGCCGAGCAGACCACGGCCAACTTCCGCCGCCTATTCCCGCTGGCGCACGTCGCGCCTTGA
- a CDS encoding electron transfer flavoprotein-ubiquinone oxidoreductase, with protein MEREYMEFDVVIVGAGPAGLSAACRLKQKAADAGQEISVCVVEKGSEVGAHILSGAVFEPRALDELFPDWKELGAPLNTPVKRDDIYLLKNAEAASKLPNALVPKTMHNEGNYIISLGNLCRWLAQQAENLGVEIYPGFAAQEALIDENGIVRGIVTGDLGVDREGNPKDGMYTPGMELRAKYTLFAEGCRGHIGKQLINRFQLNANVDPQHYGIGIKELWDIDPAKHEQGLVVHTAGWPLDDENSGGSFLYHLENNQVVVGLIVDLSYSNPHLSPFDEFQRYKHHPVIKQYLDGGKRVSYGARAIAKGGLNCLPKMVFNGGALIGCDAGTLNFAKIKGSHTAMKSGMLAAEAAADALLAGREGGDELTAYQEGFKNSWLYDELYKSRNFGAAIHKWGAIKGGAFNFIDQNIFGGKIPFTLHDTKPDYACLKPAAESKKIEYPKPDGKLSFDKLSSVFLSNTNHEEDQPIHLRLTDPNVPIEKNLPLYDEPAQRYCPAGVYEVVSNDDGSKRFQINAQNCVHCKTCDIKDPAQNITWVAPEGTGGPNYPNM; from the coding sequence ATGGAACGCGAATACATGGAATTCGACGTTGTCATCGTCGGCGCCGGCCCTGCAGGCCTTTCCGCTGCCTGCCGCCTGAAGCAGAAAGCCGCCGACGCTGGTCAGGAAATCAGTGTATGCGTCGTCGAAAAGGGTTCCGAAGTAGGCGCCCACATCCTCTCCGGCGCAGTCTTCGAGCCGCGTGCGCTGGATGAACTGTTCCCCGATTGGAAAGAACTTGGCGCCCCGCTGAACACTCCGGTCAAACGCGACGACATCTACCTGCTCAAGAACGCCGAAGCCGCCAGCAAGCTGCCCAACGCACTGGTTCCCAAGACCATGCACAACGAGGGCAACTACATCATTTCGCTCGGTAACCTGTGCCGCTGGCTGGCCCAGCAGGCCGAGAACCTGGGTGTCGAGATCTACCCGGGCTTCGCCGCTCAGGAAGCGCTGATCGACGAGAACGGCATTGTGCGCGGTATCGTCACCGGTGACCTCGGCGTCGACCGCGAAGGCAACCCGAAGGACGGCATGTACACCCCGGGCATGGAGCTGCGCGCAAAGTACACGTTGTTCGCCGAAGGCTGCCGCGGTCATATCGGCAAGCAACTGATCAACCGCTTCCAGCTCAACGCCAACGTCGATCCGCAGCATTACGGCATCGGCATCAAGGAGCTGTGGGACATCGACCCGGCCAAGCACGAGCAGGGTCTGGTCGTACACACCGCCGGCTGGCCGCTGGACGATGAGAACTCCGGCGGCTCCTTCCTCTATCACCTGGAAAACAACCAGGTGGTCGTCGGCCTGATCGTCGATCTGTCCTACAGCAACCCGCACCTGTCGCCGTTCGACGAATTCCAGCGCTACAAGCATCATCCGGTGATCAAGCAGTACCTGGACGGCGGCAAGCGCGTGTCCTACGGCGCCCGCGCCATCGCCAAGGGCGGCCTGAACTGCCTGCCGAAGATGGTGTTCAACGGCGGTGCGCTGATCGGCTGCGACGCCGGCACCCTGAACTTCGCCAAGATCAAGGGCAGCCACACGGCGATGAAGTCCGGCATGCTCGCCGCCGAAGCGGCTGCCGACGCGCTGCTGGCCGGCCGCGAGGGCGGCGATGAGCTGACGGCGTATCAGGAAGGCTTCAAGAACAGCTGGCTGTACGACGAGCTGTACAAGAGCCGCAATTTCGGCGCCGCCATCCACAAGTGGGGCGCAATCAAGGGTGGCGCATTCAACTTCATCGACCAGAACATCTTCGGCGGCAAGATTCCCTTCACGCTGCACGACACCAAGCCGGACTACGCCTGCCTCAAGCCGGCCGCCGAGTCGAAGAAGATCGAGTATCCGAAGCCGGACGGCAAACTGAGCTTCGACAAGCTCAGCTCGGTATTCCTCTCCAACACCAACCACGAGGAAGACCAGCCGATCCACCTGCGGCTGACCGATCCGAACGTTCCGATCGAGAAGAACCTGCCGCTGTACGACGAGCCGGCACAGCGCTACTGCCCGGCCGGCGTGTACGAAGTCGTGAGCAACGACGATGGCAGCAAGCGCTTCCAGATCAACGCGCAGAACTGCGTGCACTGCAAGACCTGCGACATCAAGGACCCAGCGCAGAACATCACCTGGGTAGCGCCAGAAGGCACCGGTGGTCCGAACTACCCCAACATGTAA